DNA sequence from the Sulfurimonas sediminis genome:
CTTAAAGATGATAATGCTTTTAAAATTTTAGAACAGTTTGATCCCGATGATTTAAGAGGGATAAATGCAGTACGAAACTATATAGCACACGATTATGACAGTACAGATGATCATATCATAGAGGATGTTATTAGATACAATATACCTGTACTTAAAAAAATAGTTTTAGAACTGTTAATCAAAGAAAAAGAGAATGAATTGTGAGAACAGCCCGTACAAGTGATACAAGTCAAATATTTTAAAAATATTATTTGGCTTGATTTTGTTGTTAATGGCAAAAGATATAGAAGAAGTATAAAAGCAGTATTTGTGAAAGAGCGCGGAGTGAGGCTTTTTTTTCCAAAGGTATGACCCCAGTTTTGAAAAATGGGCATTTTGTG
Encoded proteins:
- a CDS encoding HepT-like ribonuclease domain-containing protein, with the translated sequence MSKASYRLQTIFQAIEDIEYITTTDELKVTKAIENRLIKPAIRMNIVRIAEQFNKLKDDNAFKILEQFDPDDLRGINAVRNYIAHDYDSTDDHIIEDVIRYNIPVLKKIVLELLIKEKENEL